The DNA region CGGCCAACGAGGTTGGCGCGCATGGAGAAATCCGTTTTAGGAAGCTGCAGGGTGTCTTTGAGGTCTTGCGCCATTGCCAAAATGAAAAGCGCGCAAGGCTATGTCGGGAGGGGGGGGCGTCAAGGGAAGACGCGGGATTAAACCGGAGGGGAATTCGGCACCGAACTCGGCGGAAGTTACACGGAGTGCGCGAGAGGTTTCACAGAGGATGGAGAGACGTTTTAGCGATCAGAAGTCTCGCGGCTGGTGATGCCTATTGGGAACTGGCGACGAGCCCGCGGGCAGGATTATTGCGGTCAGACTCTCGGTGGGCTCCGGGTTTGCTCCGTGTAACTGCCGGGTCTGGTTTATCGGATGGCGCGGTCGGCGAGGGCGAGGCCGGCTTCGAGACAGGCGGGGACGGAGATGCCATTGCGAGTTTGTCCGCCGATGTAGAGGCGGGCGTAGGTGTGTTCGCAGGTTTCCATGGCGGCGAGGAAGCGTTCGTGGCCGAGATCGTATTGGGGGATCGCTTGCGGCCAGAAGTTGTGGCGGAGGAAAATGGGATCGCCGGTGATGCCGAGGAGCTGGCGGAGGTCGGGGAGAATTTCGGCGAGCAGGCGGTCGGTGGAAAGGCGGGCGATCTCGGGCTGACGCGTGCCGCCGGCGAGAGCGGTAAGCGCGACGTGACCTTCAGGGGCGCGATTGGGGAAGAGCGAGGACGAGAAGAGAGCGCCGAGGAGTTTTCTTTTTTCGAGCGCGGGGACGAGGGCGCCGAAGCCGTCGAGTGGATGGGCGATTTGTTCGCGGCGGAAGCCGAGGAAGAGGGAGGAGACGGGCGGGTGGACGACTTCGGCGAGCGAGGCGAGGGGACGGTCGGTGAGGGCGCGGTGGTCGTTGGTCGTGAAGACGAGTTTTGCGAGGGAGTGAGCGGGGAGTGCGAGGATGACGGCGGAGAAATTTTCGGTGACGAGATCGCTGGAGGAGGCGACGGACGTGGAGGGAAACTCGGATACGGAGGCCGGCAGGATGTGACGGAAGGTGACGCGCCAAGGAGCGCCGAGGGCGAACGGAGGGGTGAGCGTTTCGACGCGGGTCGAGAGCGAGGTGCTGCCGGGCGGGAGAGAGCGGGCGAGGGTGTCGGGGAGGGTTTGGAGTCCGTCGCGGAAGGAGAGGAGGCGGGTTTTGGGGTGGCCACGGCGGCGGCGATCGCGGGATTGGGCGATCAGGCCGCGGATGAGGGAGCCGTGGGTTTGCTCGGCGACCCAGAGTGATGGGAAAGAATAGCGGGCGGAAAGTTTTTCGGGGTCACCTGCGTAGACGCCGGAGACGAAGGGGTTGAAGGCGTAGTCGAGGAACTCGCGGCCGAAGTGTTCGCGGATGACGGTGGCGAGGGAGAGGTCGGTTTCGCGGTCGAAGGAGCGCGTGAAGAGATCGCGGAGGAGGCGGAGTTTGCCGAGCGGGGTGAAGATCGGGGTGGTCAGCAGGCCGGGGGGC from Nibricoccus aquaticus includes:
- the hemG gene encoding protoporphyrinogen oxidase, with protein sequence MAHSSPTPPSSSVLPIAVIGGGITGLAAAWKLTQLGHRVRLFEASPRLGGVIRSERTPEGWLIESGPNSFQENSRETADLLTQLGLASEILPTSPAAKKRFLVRRSRLHAAPMSPPGLLTTPIFTPLGKLRLLRDLFTRSFDRETDLSLATVIREHFGREFLDYAFNPFVSGVYAGDPEKLSARYSFPSLWVAEQTHGSLIRGLIAQSRDRRRRGHPKTRLLSFRDGLQTLPDTLARSLPPGSTSLSTRVETLTPPFALGAPWRVTFRHILPASVSEFPSTSVASSSDLVTENFSAVILALPAHSLAKLVFTTNDHRALTDRPLASLAEVVHPPVSSLFLGFRREQIAHPLDGFGALVPALEKRKLLGALFSSSLFPNRAPEGHVALTALAGGTRQPEIARLSTDRLLAEILPDLRQLLGITGDPIFLRHNFWPQAIPQYDLGHERFLAAMETCEHTYARLYIGGQTRNGISVPACLEAGLALADRAIR